From the Myxococcales bacterium genome, one window contains:
- a CDS encoding protein kinase: MRRGPGGVPETRLFNFQLGGADGVDPTSHRSNLGDDQVPIYQAPELRKGLASPDPRTDLFSLGAVAYLVFTGQAPGTSLAAIDERLIADRHLDARAVSDGIPEPVVELIAEATHTTVALRFDDAAQWVEFLLDAAAQATAAPAAPEPSPLDARKGDVVAGFLVHGVLGHGASSRVLEVERDDGRRFALKVSLGPDHDDRLRAEARALARLRHPRIVELEGPAERQPLMIGGRPCLLMSLAGETLQRELAAHGAVSLDYAARYGTDLLGALEHLEERELLHRDIKPANVGVGAVHKKAASLTLFDFSLAAADPADVRVGTAAYRDPEVAARGRWTPPPIATAPR; this comes from the coding sequence GTGCGCCGGGGCCCGGGCGGCGTGCCCGAGACCCGGCTGTTCAACTTCCAGCTCGGCGGCGCCGACGGCGTCGACCCGACCAGCCACCGCTCCAACCTCGGCGACGATCAGGTCCCGATCTACCAGGCGCCCGAGCTGCGCAAGGGCCTCGCCAGCCCCGATCCGCGCACCGACCTGTTCAGCCTGGGCGCGGTGGCCTACCTGGTGTTCACCGGGCAGGCGCCCGGCACCAGCCTCGCCGCCATCGACGAGCGCCTCATCGCCGATCGCCACCTCGACGCGCGCGCGGTGAGCGACGGGATCCCCGAGCCGGTGGTCGAGCTGATCGCCGAGGCCACCCACACCACCGTCGCCTTGCGCTTCGACGACGCCGCGCAGTGGGTCGAGTTCCTCCTCGACGCGGCCGCCCAGGCCACCGCCGCGCCCGCGGCGCCCGAGCCCAGCCCGCTCGACGCCCGCAAGGGTGACGTCGTCGCGGGCTTCCTGGTCCACGGCGTCCTGGGCCACGGCGCGTCGTCGCGCGTGCTCGAGGTCGAGCGCGACGACGGCCGCCGCTTCGCGCTCAAGGTCTCGCTCGGGCCCGATCACGACGACCGCCTGCGCGCCGAGGCCCGGGCGCTCGCGCGCCTGCGCCACCCGCGCATCGTCGAGCTCGAGGGCCCGGCCGAGCGCCAGCCGCTGATGATCGGCGGACGCCCGTGCCTGCTGATGTCGCTGGCCGGCGAGACCCTGCAGCGCGAGCTCGCCGCGCACGGCGCCGTGTCGCTCGACTACGCCGCCCGCTACGGCACCGATCTGCTGGGCGCGCTCGAGCACCTCGAGGAGCGCGAGCTCCTGCACCGTGACATCAAGCCCGCCAACGTCGGCGTCGGCGCGGTCCACAAGAAGGCCGCGAGCCTGACGTTGTTCGACTTCTCGCTCGCCGCCGCCGACCCCGCCGACGTCCGCGTCGGCACCGCGGCCTACCGCGATCCCGAGGTCGCCGCGCGCGGGCGCTGGACGCCGCCGCCGATCGCTACAGCGCCGCGATGA
- a CDS encoding dihydroorotate dehydrogenase-like protein, with translation MADLSTSWLGLDLSCPLVVSASPLSRDADAIAAAVAAGAGAVVMYSLFEEQLVSEQLAANRFFDARLDADAEARTFMPDVDVFSLDAEPYVRQLERLRARVAVPIVASLNGTTPGGWTSYARQLEAAGASALELNLYEVATSADETGAALEARQLEVVAAVVATVAIPVTVKLSPFYSSLPAFVRRLAQAGARGVTVFNRFYQPDLDLEELDVDRRLVASTSSELPLRLHALAVLAPTTPLALGCTGGVHSGTDAAKAILCGAHVLQLASALLVNGPAYVGVIRDELLAWLDGKGYRSSAEARGVMDARSSPDPHAWARLNYARMLDSWRERPRSA, from the coding sequence ATGGCTGATCTATCCACCTCCTGGCTCGGGCTCGACCTGAGCTGTCCGCTCGTGGTGTCCGCGAGCCCGCTGTCGAGGGACGCCGACGCGATCGCCGCGGCGGTCGCGGCCGGGGCCGGCGCGGTCGTCATGTACTCGCTGTTCGAGGAGCAGCTCGTCAGCGAGCAGCTCGCGGCCAACCGGTTCTTCGACGCGCGGCTCGACGCCGACGCCGAGGCCCGGACGTTCATGCCCGACGTCGACGTGTTCTCCCTCGACGCCGAGCCCTACGTCCGCCAGCTCGAGCGCCTGCGGGCGCGGGTGGCGGTGCCGATCGTGGCGTCGCTCAACGGCACCACGCCCGGCGGGTGGACCAGCTACGCGCGCCAGCTCGAGGCGGCCGGCGCCAGCGCGCTCGAGCTCAACCTGTACGAGGTCGCGACCTCGGCCGACGAGACCGGGGCCGCGCTCGAGGCGCGCCAGCTCGAGGTGGTCGCGGCGGTCGTGGCCACGGTCGCGATCCCGGTGACGGTCAAGCTGTCGCCGTTCTACTCGTCGCTGCCGGCGTTCGTGCGCCGGCTGGCCCAGGCCGGCGCGCGCGGCGTGACCGTGTTCAACCGCTTCTACCAGCCCGACCTCGACCTCGAGGAGCTCGACGTCGATCGCCGGCTGGTGGCGTCGACCTCGAGCGAGCTGCCGCTGCGCCTGCACGCGCTGGCGGTGCTGGCGCCGACCACGCCGCTGGCGCTGGGCTGCACCGGCGGGGTCCACAGCGGCACCGACGCGGCCAAGGCGATCCTGTGCGGCGCCCACGTGCTCCAGCTGGCGTCGGCGCTGCTGGTCAACGGCCCGGCCTACGTCGGGGTGATCCGCGACGAGCTCTTGGCGTGGCTCGACGGCAAGGGCTACCGCTCGAGCGCCGAGGCCCGGGGCGTGATGGACGCGCGGTCGTCGCCCGACCCGCACGCGTGGGCGCGCCTGAACTACGCGCGCATGCTCGACAGCTGGCGCGAGCGCCCGCGCAGCGCGTGA
- a CDS encoding DUF4157 domain-containing protein, producing MAAQRRRPRPAPPTDGLGLRDIGLISAFAGRRARCLDAIVPGLPRRRRWSGSRRSGIAPGKRSRPSPCRCSAAARRGRTGGARRRRGASALGPAAAGRQRAGVDRQPRRGRRRGPVRDAPARRARAPGLGGLPTDVQARMESSFGYDLSSVRVHQDGAADEMGARAFARGTDVHFGAGQLDPSSADGQHLMAHELAHVTQQALGRAPRSAQAKLASLLGGHDPLEAEADAMADRAVRGEPAWAGADQGPLRSLPTLSGGAVMPKLKVGGYNYKLAETIAQHVADAGGDREIVALLQRWGRDNKKAGRTFDGWADAIEAARRELDGEGSELDSDDEGGPDGGPPDDGGHGGGPAEWSTLRKVLTAFFIFVLLIGMPMLGVLLHGMNQYEVRPGMQNTAVTMRRELEPVMQMGTQIQQLAASSVTEALRERAEGLPIGEFLDGNPMLELAAPDLRRLRDMGPLLDQIAPQLDALAPMLQQGAAAHPGGRAAHPRHPGEHRLSPHAHHARAAADDVGRPRRRPRQRPGAEPAPPAGSGLLPRRRAPRSIRHDADVRPGAARLRSRPRWSAPRRRRRRLWPHKGITHNCQDTSTPWSPRTRSWGRGRPHPPQRRHAGRHRLPDRLRLVAARQRDRQGGRRGAGRVAPRPPTAAARAPGRWPTNPASRPAPSPVRSTPCSTSRSRCPTAGR from the coding sequence ATGGCCGCCCAGCGGCGGCGCCCACGACCCGCGCCACCCACCGACGGGCTCGGCCTGCGTGACATCGGGCTGATATCGGCGTTCGCGGGGCGGCGCGCACGCTGCCTTGATGCGATCGTTCCAGGACTTCCACGGCGCCGACGATGGTCAGGTTCACGGCGGAGCGGGATCGCGCCAGGCAAGCGCAGCCGACCCAGTCCCTGCCGGTGCAGCGCAGCAGCGCGCCGGGGCAGGACGGGGGGCGCCCGGCGGCGGCGGGGCGCCAGCGCGCTGGGACCGGCGGCGGCGGGGCGCCAGCGCGCTGGGGTCGACCGGCAGCCGCGGCGGGGGCGGCGGCGAGGACCCGTTCGCGACGCACCTGCTCGGCGCGCGCGGGCCCCGGGGCTCGGCGGGCTGCCGACCGACGTGCAGGCGCGCATGGAGTCGTCGTTCGGCTACGACCTGTCGTCGGTGCGGGTCCATCAGGACGGCGCCGCCGACGAGATGGGCGCGCGCGCCTTCGCCCGCGGCACCGACGTCCACTTCGGCGCCGGCCAGCTCGATCCGTCGAGCGCCGACGGCCAGCACCTGATGGCCCACGAGCTCGCCCACGTCACGCAGCAGGCGCTGGGGCGCGCGCCGCGGTCGGCGCAAGCCAAGCTGGCCAGCCTGCTCGGCGGTCACGATCCGCTAGAGGCCGAGGCCGACGCGATGGCAGATCGCGCGGTGCGTGGCGAGCCGGCGTGGGCGGGCGCCGATCAGGGCCCACTGCGCAGCCTGCCGACGCTGAGCGGGGGCGCGGTGATGCCCAAGCTCAAGGTCGGCGGCTACAACTACAAGCTCGCCGAGACCATCGCGCAGCACGTCGCGGACGCTGGCGGAGATCGGGAGATCGTGGCGCTGCTGCAGCGCTGGGGGCGCGACAACAAGAAGGCCGGGCGCACGTTCGACGGCTGGGCGGACGCGATCGAGGCGGCCCGACGCGAGCTCGACGGCGAGGGCAGCGAGCTCGACAGCGACGACGAGGGCGGGCCGGACGGCGGGCCGCCCGACGACGGTGGCCATGGGGGTGGACCGGCGGAGTGGTCGACCTTGCGCAAGGTGCTCACCGCGTTCTTCATCTTCGTGCTGCTGATCGGCATGCCGATGCTGGGCGTGCTGCTGCACGGCATGAACCAGTACGAGGTCCGGCCCGGCATGCAGAACACCGCGGTGACGATGCGTCGCGAGCTCGAGCCGGTCATGCAGATGGGCACCCAGATCCAGCAGCTGGCCGCGAGCTCGGTGACCGAGGCCCTGCGCGAGCGCGCCGAGGGCCTGCCGATCGGGGAGTTCCTCGACGGGAACCCGATGCTGGAGCTGGCGGCGCCCGACCTGCGCCGCCTGCGCGACATGGGCCCGCTGCTCGACCAGATCGCGCCGCAGCTCGACGCCCTGGCGCCGATGCTGCAGCAAGGTGCAGCCGCTCATCCAGGAGGTCGGGCTGCACACCCTCGACACCCCGGCGAGCACCGGCTTTCACCACATGCACATCATGCTCGAGCCGCCGCCGACGACGTCGGACGTCCCCGGCGACGGCCTCGCCAGCGACCAGGAGCAGAGCCCGCTCCACCCGCCGGATCTGGGCTTCTTCCACGACGGCGTGCACCCCGATCGATCCGACATGATGCCGACGTACGGCCCGGCGCTGCACGCCTACGATCGCGACCTCGCTGGAGCGCGCCGCGCCGCCGTCGCCGCCGACTATGGCCACACAAGGGCATCACCCACAACTGCCAGGACACGTCGACGCCGTGGTCACCGCGTACAAGGAGCTGGGGGCGAGGTCGTCCCCACCCACCGCAGCGCCGCCATGCTGGCCGTCACCGACTACCTGATCGCCTACGGCTCGTCGCTGCTCGACAGCGCGATCGCCAAGGCGGTCGACGAGGAGCTGGCCGCGTTGCCCCCAGGCCGCCGACGGCGGCAGCGCGTGCGCCCGGGCGGTGGCCAACAAACCCGGCCTCGCGCCCGGCACCTTCGCCGGTTCGGTCGACGCCTTGCTCGACCAGCCGTTCGAGGTGCCCGACCGCGGGACGGTGA
- a CDS encoding GNAT family N-acetyltransferase, with protein MSLVRLRVLAESDVDDILTWVNDPAIVGNIAAFSGHAFTRDQELAYIRRTLASASDRVWSIEEAATGRYLGQCGVHQIHDRSKVGRLACIIAAQGDMGRGFGSAAIRATLDHAFGPLGLHKVWLMIFRTNERSRRTYARLGFVEEGVLREEYFHDGGWHDMLRMSMLAREWPTPAAA; from the coding sequence ATGAGCCTGGTCCGCCTCCGCGTTTTGGCCGAGTCCGACGTCGACGACATCCTGACCTGGGTCAACGATCCGGCCATCGTCGGCAACATCGCGGCGTTCTCCGGCCACGCGTTCACCCGCGACCAGGAGCTGGCCTACATCCGCCGCACCCTGGCCTCGGCCAGCGACCGGGTCTGGTCGATCGAGGAGGCCGCCACCGGCCGCTACCTCGGCCAGTGCGGCGTCCACCAGATCCACGACCGCTCGAAGGTCGGCCGGCTCGCCTGCATCATCGCCGCCCAGGGCGACATGGGCCGCGGCTTCGGCTCGGCCGCGATCCGGGCCACGCTCGACCACGCGTTCGGCCCGCTGGGCCTGCACAAGGTCTGGCTCATGATCTTCCGCACCAACGAGCGCAGCCGTCGCACCTACGCGCGGCTGGGCTTCGTCGAGGAGGGCGTCCTGCGCGAGGAGTACTTCCACGACGGCGGCTGGCACGACATGCTGCGCATGAGCATGCTCGCGCGCGAGTGGCCGACGCCGGCCGCGGCCTGA
- a CDS encoding suppressor of fused domain protein, giving the protein MDVARYPDVPEPGHVTYGSLGLSNVEWPDGRPRIEVLLACVHDSAGMPQLVANTAFHIIDQQFYPTPGSVVRDLVGVLRLGDLSLRFPHMFFTVPRRWGLRLPLDEGPRDHDHLGRADQRARVPLLEGRRRRSAAPPRRRGHRRLRPRRGRLGPRRDGVTRTIGAVRFAPAVAIAASDGVTRTIGAFPVRRRRRDRRQLRRHAHDRRVQVRARRRDRRRRLGRGQIDHAVERRAVADLHRPQRRVRGVARQRRDDVVGQRAARLGREALARHRRARRRVDVVGHVDRRGRHGSPAGARARPLTEVEVVDDLVVVPGLGQLGVVARRAHARHRALRHQRAIHQRRHRGQGEAPRHDLRVAGDRVRDVVARHVDPDRLPQVVVAGHPGTTVTMFFWPSTGPFSPSRNST; this is encoded by the coding sequence ATCGACGTCGCGCGCTACCCCGACGTGCCCGAGCCCGGCCACGTCACCTACGGCTCGCTCGGCCTGTCCAACGTCGAGTGGCCCGACGGCCGCCCGCGCATCGAGGTGCTGCTGGCGTGCGTGCACGACAGCGCCGGCATGCCGCAGCTCGTCGCCAACACCGCGTTTCACATCATCGATCAGCAGTTCTACCCGACGCCCGGCAGCGTCGTGCGCGACCTCGTCGGCGTGCTCCGCCTCGGCGACCTGTCGCTGCGCTTCCCGCACATGTTCTTCACCGTGCCCCGCCGCTGGGGCCTGCGCCTGCCGCTCGACGAGGGCCCCCGCGATCACGATCACCTCGGCCGTGCCGATCAGCGAGCGCGAGTACCGCTACTGGAAGGACGGCGGCGACGATCTGCCGCGCCGCCTCGCCGCCGTGGACACCGCCGACTTCGCCCGCGCCGAGGTCGTCTAGGGCCGCGACGCGACGGCGTCACCCGCACGATCGGCGCGGTCAGGTTCGCCCCCGCCGTCGCGATCGCCGCCAGCGACGGCGTCACGCGCACGATCGGCGCGTTTCCGGTTCGCCGCCGCCGGCGTGATCGCCGCCAGCTACGGCGTCACGCGCACGATCGGCGCGTTCAGGTTCGCGCCCGCCGTCGCGATCGCCGGCGCCGCCTGGGCCGAGGCCAGATCGACCACGCTGTCGAACGCCGCGCGGTCGCAGACCTGCACCGACCACAGCGGCGAGTACGCGGTGTCGCCCGGCAGCGCCGCGACGACGTTGTGGGTCAGCGCGCTGCCCGCCTCGGTCGCGAAGCCCTTGCCCGCCACCGGCGCGCCCGCCGTCGGGTTGACGTCGTAGGCCACGTAGATCGTCGAGGTCGGCACGGATCGCCCGCCGGCGCCAGGGCTCGGCCGCTCACCGAAGTGGAAGTAGTGGACGATCTTGTCGTCGTACCAGGCCTGGGACAGCTCGGCGTAGTCGCCCGGCGTGCGCACGCGCGCCACCGAGCCCTCCGGCACCAGCGGGCAATTCACCAGCGCCGGCATCGGGGTCAAGGTGAGGCCCCGCGCCACGATCTCCGCGTAGCTGGTGATCGTGTTCGCGACGTAGTCGCCCGGCACGTCGACCCGGATCGGCTGCCACAGGTCGTTGTAGCCGGCCATCCCGGCACCACCGTGACGATGTTCTTCTGGCCGTCCACCGGCCCGTTCTCGCCCTCGCGGAACAGCACGTGA
- a CDS encoding cyclic nucleotide-binding domain-containing protein, with amino-acid sequence MPDGAVVVREGDGDRTMYVILDGVAEARRGDVTLARLLPGQHFGELGMIGGGPRAASVVAVTPLVLGVLTRDAYRELAAADPTAALWLLEAVVSGLGVRLTEVTDSVGALLTERSLPRRTQIRVRIGDEVRQVPTGVTVGSLLARANGDVVVAALIDRRPVSLGTRITSPCTVAPLTSASNDGERILRRGLGLLLLEAARRVDPLVELRLGHSLGVGQRVLVAGRIADELPTLAAALEHEMAALAAADVPMREELWHVDEARERFVEVGWDDAEALLDGWLQPMVPVATFGEVQALALDPPGPDAGALTGARVVANGKELVLMYPPSIVRRSPDDGHVGVARVESDHAAALVSDQERFLASLGVTSVGAFNQACVKGGLTELIRVSEGYHEKRLSAIADRIAGRAGTRIVAIAGPSSSGKTTFIKRLRVQLQVDGIRPHELSLDNYYCDREATPRDEHGEYDYEAFEALRIDLLTEHLRRLAAGDEVATARYDFRTGKSDPTGGRTLRLGPGEIVLLEGIHGLNPRLHAMLPPAAAFAVFVCPLAQLPFDRLSRVHPSDVRLVRRIVRDRHTRNLDAAANIGRWDSVRRGERRHIFPYQHTADVVFDTSLIYELSVLKIYAQRYLLEVPHDHPSYTTAFRLLRLLDRFVPIYSDHVPPTSILREFIGGGGFEY; translated from the coding sequence GTGCCCGACGGCGCGGTCGTCGTGCGCGAGGGCGACGGCGACCGGACGATGTACGTGATCCTCGACGGCGTGGCCGAGGCCCGGCGCGGCGACGTGACGCTGGCGCGGCTGCTGCCGGGCCAGCACTTCGGCGAGCTCGGGATGATCGGCGGCGGGCCCCGCGCGGCCAGCGTCGTGGCGGTGACGCCGCTGGTGCTGGGCGTCCTGACCCGCGACGCCTACCGGGAGCTGGCGGCGGCCGACCCGACCGCGGCGCTGTGGCTGCTCGAGGCGGTCGTGTCGGGCCTGGGCGTGCGCCTGACCGAGGTCACCGACTCCGTCGGCGCGCTCCTGACCGAGCGCTCGCTGCCGCGCCGCACGCAGATCCGCGTGCGGATCGGCGACGAGGTCCGCCAGGTGCCGACCGGGGTGACCGTCGGCAGCCTGCTGGCGCGCGCGAACGGCGACGTCGTGGTCGCGGCGCTGATCGATCGTCGGCCGGTGTCGCTGGGCACCCGGATCACGTCGCCGTGCACGGTCGCGCCGCTGACCAGCGCCAGCAACGACGGCGAGCGCATCCTGCGGCGCGGGCTGGGCCTGCTCTTGCTCGAGGCCGCGCGCCGGGTCGATCCGCTGGTCGAGCTGCGCCTGGGCCACTCGCTGGGCGTGGGCCAGCGGGTGCTGGTCGCGGGCCGGATCGCCGACGAGCTGCCGACCCTGGCGGCGGCGCTCGAGCACGAGATGGCGGCGCTGGCCGCGGCCGACGTGCCGATGCGCGAGGAGCTGTGGCACGTCGACGAGGCCCGCGAGCGCTTCGTCGAGGTCGGCTGGGACGACGCCGAGGCGCTGCTCGACGGCTGGTTGCAGCCGATGGTGCCGGTCGCGACCTTCGGCGAGGTCCAGGCGCTGGCGCTCGATCCGCCCGGCCCCGACGCCGGCGCGCTGACCGGCGCGCGGGTGGTCGCCAACGGCAAGGAGCTGGTGCTCATGTACCCGCCGTCGATCGTCCGGCGCTCGCCCGACGACGGCCACGTCGGCGTGGCCCGGGTCGAGTCGGATCACGCGGCGGCGCTGGTCAGCGACCAGGAGCGGTTCCTGGCCAGCCTCGGCGTCACCAGCGTCGGCGCGTTCAACCAGGCCTGCGTCAAGGGCGGCCTCACCGAGCTGATCCGCGTGTCCGAGGGCTACCACGAGAAGCGGCTGTCCGCGATCGCCGACCGGATCGCCGGCCGCGCCGGCACGCGCATCGTCGCGATCGCCGGGCCGTCGTCCTCGGGCAAGACCACGTTCATCAAGCGCCTGCGGGTCCAGCTCCAGGTCGACGGCATCCGTCCGCACGAGCTGTCGCTCGACAACTACTACTGCGATCGCGAGGCCACGCCGCGCGACGAGCACGGCGAGTACGACTACGAGGCGTTCGAGGCGCTGCGCATCGACCTCTTGACCGAGCACCTGCGCCGCCTGGCCGCGGGCGACGAGGTCGCGACCGCGCGCTACGACTTCCGCACCGGCAAGAGCGACCCGACCGGCGGGCGCACGCTGCGGCTGGGGCCGGGCGAGATCGTCCTGCTCGAGGGCATCCACGGGCTCAACCCGCGCCTGCACGCGATGCTGCCGCCGGCCGCGGCGTTCGCGGTGTTCGTGTGCCCGCTGGCGCAGCTGCCGTTCGATCGGCTGTCGCGGGTGCACCCGTCGGACGTGCGCCTGGTGCGCCGGATCGTCCGCGATCGCCACACCCGCAACCTCGACGCCGCGGCCAACATCGGCCGCTGGGACTCGGTCCGGCGCGGCGAGCGCCGCCACATCTTCCCCTACCAGCACACCGCCGACGTGGTCTTCGACACCAGCCTCATCTATGAGCTGTCGGTGCTGAAGATCTACGCTCAGCGCTACCTGCTCGAGGTCCCGCACGATCACCCGTCGTACACGACCGCGTTCCGGCTGCTGCGCCTGCTCGACCGGTTCGTGCCGATCTACTCGGACCACGTGCCGCCGACCTCGATCCTGCGGGAGTTCATCGGCGGCGGCGGCTTCGAGTACTGA
- the pglX gene encoding BREX-2 system adenine-specific DNA-methyltransferase PglX, with product MDSQRLFFQLAPSLTERDYLLMVWKELAQYPAARGLFDAEHSLVWRLSPSAELAKELLALFRTPTAEAPAFRFGQASTRFLGDLYQDLSEDVRKRYALLQTPDFVESFILDRTLEPAVVRFGLDDTTVIDPTCGSGHFLLGAFGRLFEHRRRLEPGVDARVAAVKAVDAVYGADINPYAVAIARFRLTLEVLGEGGVREAGGRAGLAAARRGGGFAARQSPARPAELRQQDTRAALAPPGSATRSPSRTTRPPATRCSGGSPPWWAIRRTSPRRTQPSARSTARCGRLGRRQDALSAPFCERFFQLARPRGYVGQITANSFMKREFGKKLIEEYLPTVNLDLIVNTSGAYIPGHGTPTVLLFGTQEAATSRDVLAVLAKRGEPSTPENPAEGKVWRSVVEHWEEVGYEDEYLSVARVARDGLAKHPWSLGGGGASELKELLEERAERRLGDVATAIGSTRSWVKTICSSVLSTGCAGWVSTALRCGSSSKARGCGTGASLARRQHSSRTTSASKPCRQVRLLRSHFWQFRIPHRAGGIRQEHCRSRSGVVRVPQLLQVQAQHPAEHHVCRGGYSQSLCARPWRACVQANGPAHQALGGRFRGRPPRAAGVPEQLDGVLLDEASRLPKDVWNECW from the coding sequence ATGGACAGCCAACGGCTGTTCTTCCAGCTGGCGCCATCGCTGACCGAGCGCGACTACCTGCTGATGGTCTGGAAGGAGCTGGCGCAATACCCCGCGGCCCGCGGACTGTTCGACGCCGAGCACAGCCTGGTCTGGAGGCTGTCGCCGTCGGCCGAGCTGGCCAAGGAGCTGCTCGCGCTGTTCCGCACGCCGACCGCCGAGGCCCCGGCCTTCCGGTTCGGCCAGGCCAGCACGCGCTTCCTGGGCGACCTGTACCAGGACCTCAGCGAGGACGTCAGGAAGCGCTACGCGCTGTTGCAGACGCCGGACTTCGTCGAGTCGTTCATCCTCGACCGGACGCTGGAGCCGGCGGTGGTGCGCTTCGGGCTCGATGACACGACGGTCATCGACCCGACGTGCGGCAGCGGGCACTTCTTGCTGGGGGCGTTCGGAAGGCTGTTCGAGCATCGGAGGAGGCTGGAGCCGGGGGTGGACGCGCGGGTCGCGGCGGTGAAGGCGGTGGACGCGGTGTACGGCGCGGACATCAACCCGTACGCGGTCGCGATCGCGCGCTTCCGCCTGACGCTGGAGGTGCTGGGAGAAGGCGGGGTACGGGAAGCTGGCGGACGCGCCGGCCTTGCCGCTGCACGTCGTGGTGGCGGATTCGCTGCGCGTCAATCCCCAGCACGCCCAGCCGAGCTGCGGCAGCAAGACACGCGCGCGGCGCTGGCGCCGCCTGGGTCGGCGACGCGTTCGCCCTCGAGGACGACCAGGCCGCCCGCGACGCGCTGTTCCGGCGGTTCGCCGCCGTGGTGGGCAATCCGCCGTACATCACCGAGAAGGACCCAGCCAAGCGCGAGGTCTACCGCAAGATGTGGGCGTCTCGGCCGCCGGCAAGACGCGCTGTCCGCCCCGTTCTGCGAACGCTTCTTCCAGCTCGCCCGCCCCCGCGGCTACGTCGGCCAGATCACGGCCAACTCGTTCATGAAGCGGGAGTTCGGCAAGAAGCTGATCGAGGAGTACCTGCCGACCGTAAACCTCGACCTGATCGTGAACACGTCAGGCGCGTACATCCCGGGGCACGGCACGCCGACCGTGCTGCTGTTCGGGACGCAGGAGGCGGCGACGTCGCGGGATGTGCTCGCGGTGCTGGCGAAGCGCGGCGAGCCCAGCACGCCGGAGAATCCGGCGGAGGGGAAGGTGTGGCGGAGCGTGGTCGAGCACTGGGAGGAAGTCGGGTATGAGGATGAGTATCTGTCGGTGGCGCGGGTAGCGCGGGATGGACTCGCGAAGCATCCCTGGAGCCTCGGCGGCGGCGGGGCGAGCGAGCTGAAGGAGTTGCTGGAGGAGAGGGCGGAGAGGAGGCTGGGGGATGTGGCGACGGCAATTGGTTCGACGCGATCATGGGTGAAGACGATCTGTTCGTCGGTCCTGAGCACTGGTTGCGCAGGCTGGGTGTCGACGGCGCTCAGATGCGGAAGCTCGTCGAAGGCGAGGGGGTGCGGGACTGGAGCATCGCTAGCCCGGCGTCAGCACTCTTCCCGTACGACGAGCGCCTCGAAACCGTGCCGGCAAGTTCGCCTGCTGCGCTCTCACTTCTGGCAGTTTCGTATTCCTCACCGAGCGGGAGGCATTCGGCAAGAACACTGTCGAAGCCGGTCTGGAGTGGTACGAGTACCGCAGCTTCTACAAGTCCAAGCGCAGCACCCCGCTGAGCATCACGTTTGCCGAGGTGGCTACTCACAATCACTTTGCGCTCGACCGTGGCGGGCATGTGTTCAAGCAAACGGCCCCGCTCATCAAGCTCTCGGCGGACGCTTCCGAGGACGACCACCTCGCGCTGCTGGCGTACCTGAACAGCTCGACGGCGTGCTTCTGGATGAAGCAAGTCGCCTTCCCAAAGACGTCTGGAACGAATGTTGGTGA